The following nucleotide sequence is from Coffea eugenioides isolate CCC68of chromosome 3, Ceug_1.0, whole genome shotgun sequence.
CTTGAGCTTGATAAGACTTACATTACTCGAGTtcaaacgagtcgagttcgaactcaAATTTATATACTCGTTCGAACTCGAGCAACACTGATAGAAATCGAGTTTGTGCTTAAACATGCTCGACTCGATAGCACGTCTAcaaacatacacacacatatacatatacatatccatgcacatatatatacacacacatatatatgtatatgtattatGTATTATCAACTTCTTTTAAACAAATCTCTGATGTCAAtccaaaataatttatttcaatttcgACTCCAAATCTTTTATCTCAATATAAGGTCAAAGAGCAACCATTTCAAGAAGTATTTGATGCAACATTCATAAATTTGTTACTGATAGTCTGTTGTTACTAAAACAAGAGTTTGTTATCATGTTATTTAGATTATCTTTCTTTAAAAAGACCCAAATATgttaattttctaaaaagtaaaattaattagataaattatataaattcaAGCGAAAGTAATAATTGTAATTAGGAAAAGTGTATAACTATAAGGATGTGTAATAACCGTTAGTATTTTCGTTTATATAATAGGTTTTAggcaatgtttttaaactcggactaAACTGGTCGATCCGACCAATTGAACCAAAAACCAGCCAAGCATTCGAACcgaatttctttgaaaaactGCCCGTCTAAAAATCGATCAAATTCAATCAAAACTTAAGTTTGACCAAGAACTGCTAGAATCGGAAAGATCCCAATGCCGATGGTACCTTATCCTTGCTTCTTCATAGTTCATATTGGCTGCTTCTtccggttttttttttttcccatcttTTGATCTTTGACCAGCTCCAAGCGAAATGAAGTATCAACCCAGATCAAGAGAAAAAATTCATTCCCTAAATTTCTAACTTGATTTCCTGCAACTCAGTTCTTGAAATATTTGAAATCAAATAGGAGGAAAAACAGCAAAGAAGGGAAGAGgagagaaggaaaaagggaaaataacaaagataaaaacagtttttgggaGCACACTTCTTGACTTCTAAAATACCACTGCGCACTAACCTAACAATAATTATCGTTAGGATTGacacccaaaaattaaaaagcatAACAGATGAAACTGGCATTGCCGTCGTCTAATGGGGGATACTTTCATGATTCATGACTTCGAAGTTCATCTAATCCTTGGAAGTTAGCATATGACACAAGCATTTGGATCCTCCTCCGCACTCCCGGCGTAGTCTGCCGGCAGTGCAGCGTAGTATGCCTGCACGGGTGGCGGGTACGGATATTGCATCGGTGCCGGGTAGTGTGGGTGGTAGTCCGGTGGGTAATGTTCCAAAATACCTGGTGGCGGGGGAAGAGCCGGGTAGTCTCTCACGGCATCATCTTTTGATTCGTTCTTCTTGTTATCTCCACCACTACCACCTCTTCCTGGCTTCTTTTTGTTCCCACCCTTTTTGGGGACAAGAAAAGATTTATAGTGAAtgggaggaagaagaaggaacCAGGATAAAGTGAAAAGCAAAGGAACTAGAGCGGCGGCTAAGTGCTAACATTTTGACCCCATATTATTTTAAGAAGTACAAAATCCAcccattatatttttttaaactacAAATTTACCTATAACTTTTAAGTGCATTTCTTTTGGACTAAATCTAAACTCATCAAATATGCATATAAAGTTGTAAATCACTTATttaaagggaatttttatatattattttaattatatataattaatatatatttatgataTCATCCGATTCGAATCCATTAATCTTTGACCCCTAAGTTCAGCTGAATCGATACCCAGTCCGAGTCTAAAACATAGGTTTTAGGTATGCTAATGAGTGCTATTAGGCACCCATTTAAAAAAACCCCATTATGTTGTAGCGTGTTAATTTATTACCGTTCTATTTGTCTAGTGATTTAGGTGAACTGTAATATTCATTTGTTTCGTACTATGACGTCTTTCTCTCTTAATAATGGTTGGTGAGTGTGGTAATTGTATGAAAGTCAAGGATAAGAAAATAGACATGACTTTGCTATAAGTGCCTACTTGATTTGTTAGATTTCGAAGAATAAATTTGGGTCGATAGTAAAAGATTAAGGATTAaattgaagaaatagaaaattccataaaacaaatataaaagTAATGTTAGGGTGCAAAATTATGTTCCTACTTCCTACAGCCTAAAGTGAATCTCTGATACGTACCCCAAAAAATAGGGAATTCATTAGTTTGAATATCATGAACTTTAGAAAAGATGCAGACATTTGAATAGTTTAtatgaaggagaaaaaaatcACGTGAAGTCCATCTTGAGGTAAACAAAAGGGCAAATAATGCTAACCTCCCGTCTTGTGTTATCTTCCCCACCTTTAAAGTTATCAATTTGCATATTCTTGACCTGGTTGTTCAAGTTGAATGCACCACCCCCGCCTTTCTGTGCTCCCCACAATTCTGCGCGCTTTCCAGCCCTGGCAAGCTTCCTTATCAGTGTAGCTGGATCAACATTTCCTGTCACAGTAACTTTTTGTTGGTCTACATCCATTTTAACAGCATAAACTCCTGCAAAATCATATTTACCAAAAAATCAGCAGTGAGTCCAAAGGGGTCATACGCACTTGAACAGAGTTGCCCAAGATTTACCTATTCTGAGCAACTATTAAAAGATTCTATTGCTAATTAGTAACTAAGAGTGACTTACCATCAATTTTCAGCAATGTCTTTTTGATCTTTTGCTTGCAACCATCACAATGGATGTTCATTCTGAGAACACAACTCTGCACGAAATTTGTGGAAAGCAAATTGAAGATGAGAAAGAAGTGCAAAATCTTTCTACATTCCGAGAGAAAATATCCTCATCAGGTCTCAAACTAGACATTTATtggctctctttttctaaaaatcaTCCCTTTGAGGGAAAAAATAGTCTTGATTAGCTTTTACAGCTCCAGAATCCTTCCAAGTTGAAATCTTTGCAGTAAATTTCTCATTTTTCCCGACAAACACTCAAAAAAGTTAAAGAAACAACAAATATTGCTCCAGATAACTTCATGTAACAAGAATAGCCAATTACCATATCTTAAAATGGAAGAATAGTACAACAAACTTAATCATGCACAATAAAGCAAAAACAAGAACCTAAATCTAATATAAGAGAGAGCCCGTGGGAAGAAGTAACACAATACCTGAGTCTTCAAGAAGTCCGGTTTACTCATTCTGCTATTTTGTTACAGAACGAGATGCAAGGAGCCCTTAAATATAGTCTAATTGCTGACAGGAAAATGAGAACTTCCAACCAAAAACCAAGTCCTTTTGGACAAAAGAAGCTAAATGAGATGAACCCCTCTTGAAGAAACTTAGCAGAGAACAAGAAAATGCAATGCTCAAATTCAGGAAAGGAAAAGGGATAAAGAAGGGCCGGTTGGGTGCATAtaatttttgcaagaataaAACTATTTAAGCTCTTTTTCGTATTTCTGGCTTTGCTACCTAGTTATATGGGGTTTCGTGCTGTTTTATAATATGGAATTAGTATAGGAAAGCAAAGTGAAGCGAATGTAGTCACAGCgcaaatacaataaagcaacaCAATATGGTGGATTCGATATCAATAGCAGCTCCAGAAGATAGCTTTCTTATGGTACAACCAGTGCTAGCACTGCTTGTGGGAACCCAAGACCAGATTTGACCATGTGACAGCTTGAAATTATCATTTGCCAGTAGATTTTAAAGTTATTGTTTACCAGGAAAGTTCTGCCATCTATAATATGGTCGGAGGACAAGTTATAAAGGACCACATTAAGCAATTTCTTACTTaggtttgttttaatttgttggAGGGTTTGATGTTGATGCTATAGTAAAATGTTCTTTcacaaaagccaaaaaaaaaaaaaagatgctaTAGTTAAAATGTTAATGTCACAAAAATTTTTgagtaaattataaatttgcGTATTGCGAAATTGCACCTAGACTTGAAGGGtttaattttgtcatttctacagattttttttttaaatcctctCATCTTTTTCCATACTGTTCCTATTCTTAATCATGAGGTTCAAATTTGAACTTTGAACCTCCGACTATTATTTGATAAACAAAATTTGCTTACCATCAGTGACTTCCCTTCATGTATTCTCTATCCATCATCATCAATAGCAAGTGCATGTAAACAAATTTACTCTAgactttatttttttctttattacttttcttttttattcctTAGTCTctctatattattatttttttctttttggcctTAGGTCATCTTTCCTATTTTTTGATTTCCCAGAACATCCGTGCTTCTTATGCTCTTGTAATGCATTAGAGAATCTGACTGAAATCAGATGATTGTTGTTTCGAAAAAGCATGGCCAAACATGAGACAGAGTAGACCAAAATAGTTCTCAAGGCCAAAATACAATTCAAAAGACAAATGAAATAATACAAAGGTTTCCTATTGCTAATTAGAGTAATTGTTTTCTTCAGATTGTAGTAAACCTAAAACTATTTTTCTACAAGAAATAATATTAGGAGGAGGTGGCTTTGGGTAAGTTTAACATATTACTTGTTCATCTATAAATCTACATGTACATGCCTAAGCTTAGAATTATGACAAAATGCAATGGGTAATCCAATAAatttttaaagacaaaattcTAGCGTCTGTTGTTTTGCTATCACTGCAACGAGTATTTTGGAAAACATATGGAGATATTGTGAGACGTTGTTAACTCCCATTGATAAGTTTACACCAGGAAGGTTTGTAATTTTGTTTAACTACAAACTAGGATGGAGGTCTTTTGTTAGTCTTAAATCTTGAAGCGAGatcttcatttaaaaaaaaaaaaaaaaaatcagagggAGAGTTGTATTTTTCCCCATACAAAATTTATTGAGGTAGCGTTAACATGGGAGGACATCACCCTTTTCCAATATACAatatgaaaattgaagaaacaattTATAGTCATCTTAGTTTTGGGTAAtatgaaataatttattttaattaccTTTACTTTATAGGAATTTAACATTACTAAGATGGACTTAAATATTACCCTctttgataactcaattcaacacttaaCTTAATAGTTTCATATCTTAGCATGTTCAATACATTTGTTAACCAAATATataatatctgaattaattgagtgatactaaatttattaagcAAAACTTGCTCAAAACAATAGGTCATAAGCTattcatttatcatttaatgtgATACATATTCAAATGTATTAAATTTAGTAATTAATAATTTAGTAGTTTAATATATTTAGATAGATATCaaatttagattttagttttcaaagtttagttttatcaaatgcatccAAAGTAAAAAGTCAAACTTGAACAGAATGAAGCTTTTAAAGAATATAAGGGGAAGGGTAACAAATAagcaaattttcaaatattaaacaaattaaataaggataatttttgaaagctcccttgaggtttctaactgTTTCACTTGCACCCTTAAACTTTGAAAACTATCACTTGTCTCCCTTAATTTAAGCTTTTTGTATAATTTGAAACCCattttaatatataatataaaaaaatcattttaggaGTGTAAATATaatcctatttttttttatcagactTTTGAAGTTAGTTAATTAAACCTAATCCCAAATTTAACCCCAAAAGCCGGCACCTCTTGAGGCAATCTTGGGGACTTAACTACCCAATCCCCAAACCCCTTAGAATCGATGTGGGACTACGGAAAAGTTAGTAGGGAAGCCTCTACTAGGCCTTAAATATAATCCTATTACAAATTTACTTTTGTTGTCTTATTTTTTATTACAAAAGCATGTGTATTTTAATAATGAATAAAAACAGAAATAAAAAGCATGAGGGTTTATTCCGATTGAACAAAATATAGTGTGTTTTTAAATATCAACAGttaatatttgaaattttttaagtttttacaAGTTACAAATATAATATTTTCTGTACTAAAAAGTATTTTTAGTTAGTTTAAGAAGTTTTAtaaattgtatatatattttttgaattttctaatttttttgtcCATACTGATAGcttgaaaactaaaataaaaaacatgctaaaaataatatataaggGCATTGTAAATCATTAGTAATTTTAGGCAATTAACATTTTTTGTCTAAACCAATGATACAAAACTATTAAAGAGTTTTTCAATAAAGAATTACATCAATCAATTGACAAAAATTAAGAGATAAATTTGGTGTGTTATGAAAATTCATAAATCACAAGAAAAGGGCaaatttggaatgaaattaTACTCTCCCTCCCATAATAAtttgggttattatcactttacccccttaaactatatcactactatcagtttactccctaacgttatcttttagtcactttacccccataagcaattcaactcaacatgttacgaaattttgaacaaaaatacctttttattttataacattactacattattattatcactttattcgttTGGATTATAGTGATATACTCACTTtagttcctaacattattttctagacattttatCTCATcattaatctaactagtatgatcaaaaaattttaaatatatttaccctttttatatataattaaaaataaaaaagttggaatggttattctttcttttttttcactttaagagatcgaaaaaataaatataaaaggattttctcaaatttttatttttcacacttattaatactaggaaaagaaaaggagatacaAAAGAAGGAGgcaaaaaattagattttgcaaaaaaagaaaataaagaaaagtctaacattatcgtattacttTAAGGTTGTCACGATTAGAATTGAAATTTGGTAGTAAAccaaaaagtgaaataattttaaaataataaaagtatttaattctttcttatttgtaatttttaaaaaaagaattgagctctctctctccccctcaccctctccatctttctattttttttcaatattaataagattaccaagaagaaagaaattaatattttgactatttttcttgatactaaaaaggagaagagtcactctaaattttttattatgcaaagagAAGGGTAATTTCTTCTAAAAAtttttaacttgctaagttggtttaatggtaggataaattgtctaaaaaCTAACTCtagggggtaaattgataatgagactatattttatgggggtaaagtgataataattttaagggttaaacatgtcttttcactttaattaacaaattccgttaaatttaaccgTTAGTCTTgagggtaaagtgactaaaagataacattAAGGGAAAAATTGACAGTAGCAGCAAAAGTtaaggggataaagtgataataaccctaataattttttcaatattatattttgaagtGGGTTTTAAGTTACAAAAAGTTTAAAATAGGAGAGAAAAGtgagatttttcaaagttttatgGCATCAAGTGCAACGGTCAGAAACCTAGACCtaaggggaggtttctgaaaaaTTATAccttaaaaaaattaaagaaacattTTCATTGTAGGATAAGTAATTTTGCCCCTTTTCGTGTTGGAAAAGGTGCAACAGATTTCAAATGAAAAGGTTACCTTGATGTCTGATCTCGGAGACTGGTTTCCTGTTGTTGGCTCATGAGCATGACTTGCAGGAACACTTGGATTCGGAAGGTATACTGCCTTTCCCTTTAGTTGAACGAGATTCCCTTGGTCCACTGATTGGGACGGCCTATGAAGAATTAACTTAAACTGGTTATTTTTGTTCTCAAATTCAAGCACCTCTGCCTTTATTCGATCAACAATGCCGTCATTGCTTCCATTTACTAAGACAATAGTCAACTCCTCGAGCTTGTCAAGCTGGTCAGACATTCCGGGGGAAAATATCAGCCATGTCCGTTCTAGCTCCGGATTGGGATTGCATGCTTCAAGGACAAATGAAAACCTCAAGCACCTAAGGCCAAACAAACTGCTGATCTCTTCGGGCAAACAATGGATTGAGGTGCCTCGaatatcaagaacttcaagctTCTTGAGTTTCACTATTTCAGGTGGCAGCACGGTTAAGTCACAGCAATTGTTGAGGTATAAACTCCGGAGTGACATCAAGTAGGAGATAGAGGGAGGCAACAATTTTATTCCTTTGCTGTGCAGGTCCAAAACTCGAAGGTTCTGCATCCTTCTGAAGAACGGTTCCTCAATGCTTGTCAAGTTTGGGTTAAGTTGCAGAAATAGTGTTGACATGCCCTCACATTTCGGGCTCGCAGGTAATTCCTCTAATTGGCTTTGTATCAAACACACCCTTCTGGCCATCTCCCATTCTTTGTCTTTTAGGTGTCTGTCTATCTCTGGACCCGACCTGACAAAGGACGTTGCATTTTTCTCCCCAGGGAAAGGTGTTTCAAGTGCAAGTCTCCTATAGATTATTGGCATCTTGACATGGTGTTCAAAACACTTCTCtaagagattaagctcaatcagCTGTTTGAGTACACACGCTCCTTCTCTTCGTGCGTGAGAGAGTGTAGGAATAGGACACCATAGAAACTCTTCAGCTTTCCAACATTCGACCAAAATATCTATCGGAATTGTGAAGTCTTTTGGAAACAATGCTGCATAAAGTATGCACTTTCGATCATTCTCTTTCAATTTACTATAAGCTGTATCAAAAGCCAATTTTACTGCTGCCAAACCTGCCAATTCCAGAAGATTATTGTCCCAAATATCTGCTTTCAATCTTCGAATCATACCTTCCCAAAATTGTACTCGTTTATTAATTTTCAGCTGCCCAGCTACAGATGTGATCACCCCTGGAAGCCCACCAAGCTCCTTAACAATCAAGTCAGCTAGAACTGTGTTTTGTTCACAAAGTGTTTCATCATCAATGATCTTATCAAACAATTTCCTTGAATCTTGGGGTGGTAACCTCTCTAATTTGATTGCTTTGTCGACTGGAAAATTCCTCAGGAGATATGGATCTTTAGCTTCAATGATGACTTTCCCGTGCACATGTTCTTCAGAGATTCCAATGTCCTCAAGCTCAATTGAGGAAGAGAACCCGTCAAAAAGCAGCAAATATGATTTCTCATGCAGTGCTCTAAATATTACTACttttttcccacttccactgcTCTGCCCATTTAAGCCCAGACGTTGAAGAATTTTGTCTTGTATGTCAGTGATGATGTCCTCTGGCTCCGGCAGATGAGTTGGAAAGGTCACCCAAATGACATAGTCCAATTCCAGGCCAGGAGGGCATTGAACCAACCGGTTATTCAAGTTTCTCAAAATATTTGTTTTTCCAACTTGTGGTTCTCCGTGGATGATAATCCTCTTGCAGCGCACCAGGCCATCAATGAAAAGGCTATCAAGGACCGTTTGATGTGAAGGCACATGAGTTAGTTCTTTAGCACTCTGTCTTACAACAATTTCTGGATTTATCCGACTAGTAACATGCTCAAGTGTAATCTTATTTTCCAGATTGGTGACTTCAGTCGCAAACTTGAGAACGTCTTTATCCAGCTTTGCAAGCTTGTAGAATGTTGGGTTACGAAATTTGTTCTTCCAACCTTTGGAAGCGGCTGACAATTCATGGACTGGGGTTTGGTTTCCACCTGATTCAATTCCAACTAGCTTTTTGTACCGGTTGACAATATTCTCTTGGTAATATTTCAATATCCACTCTATTTCACTATGACAAGCTCCATGATTATCGTTTCTCTGCCTGGTCGCTGATTGATGATTTATATCGTCACTGACGACCTTCCAACGTGCACGGAGACTATCCACTTGATCTTTTAGTGTTTTAAAATTGTGGGGTAAATCTATGACATGCCTTCTCCTGTGATTTTTGTGCAGAAAGACGTCTGCAGAAGTCCCGTGTGCAGCTGAAACGGATGGCCCAACTGGCTTTGGAACTGACATCCTGCAAACTGCAAATTCATCTTGAGCAATCCTATGCCAAAATCTGACCGACTACACATTTTCATCATATAAATCTATTCAATGATTCCAAACACCGCCAAG
It contains:
- the LOC113766786 gene encoding probable disease resistance protein At5g43730 — its product is MSVPKPVGPSVSAAHGTSADVFLHKNHRRRHVIDLPHNFKTLKDQVDSLRARWKVVSDDINHQSATRQRNDNHGACHSEIEWILKYYQENIVNRYKKLVGIESGGNQTPVHELSAASKGWKNKFRNPTFYKLAKLDKDVLKFATEVTNLENKITLEHVTSRINPEIVVRQSAKELTHVPSHQTVLDSLFIDGLVRCKRIIIHGEPQVGKTNILRNLNNRLVQCPPGLELDYVIWVTFPTHLPEPEDIITDIQDKILQRLGLNGQSSGSGKKVVIFRALHEKSYLLLFDGFSSSIELEDIGISEEHVHGKVIIEAKDPYLLRNFPVDKAIKLERLPPQDSRKLFDKIIDDETLCEQNTVLADLIVKELGGLPGVITSVAGQLKINKRVQFWEGMIRRLKADIWDNNLLELAGLAAVKLAFDTAYSKLKENDRKCILYAALFPKDFTIPIDILVECWKAEEFLWCPIPTLSHARREGACVLKQLIELNLLEKCFEHHVKMPIIYRRLALETPFPGEKNATSFVRSGPEIDRHLKDKEWEMARRVCLIQSQLEELPASPKCEGMSTLFLQLNPNLTSIEEPFFRRMQNLRVLDLHSKGIKLLPPSISYLMSLRSLYLNNCCDLTVLPPEIVKLKKLEVLDIRGTSIHCLPEEISSLFGLRCLRFSFVLEACNPNPELERTWLIFSPGMSDQLDKLEELTIVLVNGSNDGIVDRIKAEVLEFENKNNQFKLILHRPSQSVDQGNLVQLKGKAVYLPNPSVPASHAHEPTTGNQSPRSDIKSCVLRMNIHCDGCKQKIKKTLLKIDGVYAVKMDVDQQKVTVTGNVDPATLIRKLARAGKRAELWGAQKGGGGAFNLNNQVKNMQIDNFKGGEDNTRREGGNKKKPGRGGSGGDNKKNESKDDAVRDYPALPPPPGILEHYPPDYHPHYPAPMQYPYPPPVQAYYAALPADYAGSAEEDPNACVIC